The nucleotide sequence CCCTTCGCCCTCCGCGGTGGCCACGGGCTCGTCCAGCACCTGGTAGTGCTCCTCGGCGCGGTACTCCTGGGCGACGGCGCCGCCAGCGATGGCAAGGAGCACGACGGCGAGGCCGAGTGAGCGCAATCCCAGCATGATCAATCTCCCGAATTGCCGGTGGGGTCAGAGCTCACCGTAGGAGTGCAGCCCCGAGAGGAACATGTTGACCCCGAGGAAGGCGAAGGTGGTCACGAACAGCCCCGCAATGGCCCACCAGGCCATGGGCGTCCCGCGCAGCCCCTTGGTGAAGCGCAGGTGCAGCCAGGCTGCGTAGTTGAGCCAGACGATGAGGGCCCAGGTCTCCTTCGGGTCCCAGGACCAGTAGCCGCCCCAGGCCTCCGCCGCCCAGAGGGCACCGAGGATGGTCGCCACGGTGAAGAACGCGAACCCGAGCGCGATGACCTTGTACATGACGTCGTCGAGCTGGGCGAGGGTCGGCAGGCGCTCGGCGAGGGCGCCGCCCTCGCGGGCGCGCACCCGGATCAGGTAGGCCACCCCGAGCATCGCGGCAATGGCGAAGCAGCCATAGCCGACGAAGTTCGCGGGCACGTGGATCTTCATCCAGTAGCTCTGCAGCGCCGGCACCAGCGGCTCGATGGCATAGGCCTGGCGGTCGAAGTGGTACCAGAGCAGAAAGGCCACCGAGGCGGAGATGATGGTGAGCACGAACACGCCCATGGCGCGGGTGCGGTAGGCGGCCTCGTAGTAGAGGTAGATCAGCGCCGTCATCACCGCGAACAGGACGAACACCTCGTAGAGATTGCTCACCGGGATGTAGCCGATATCGGCGCCGTGCAGATAGGTCTCGTGCCAGCGCACCATCAGGCCGGTGAGCCCGGCACCGGCGGCGGTCCAGGTCAGCGCCGAGGCGACGCGGCCGGTGAAATCGCTGTTCAGCGCCAGGGCGAGGCCATAGGCGAGGGTCGCCGCCGGGAACAGCGCGCTCATCCACATGATCGCGGACTGGCTGGAGAGCAGATAGCGGAGGAGGAAGTCGCTCTGCGCCGCCGCGAGCTCGGGATAGCGCATCACCGCGAGCAGGCTCGCGGCGCCCACGGCCACCGAGTACCAGCGCATCGCCGGCCAGTGCCAGCCGAGACCGATCAGCGTCAGCGCCGAGCCGATGAGGATGGTGAGCTCGAAGCCGGTGATGGCCTCGCGCAGCACACCGTAGGCGCCGCCCGTCGCCAGCGCCACCAGGGCTGCCCAGCCCCAGTCGGCCAGGCTCAGGCGCTGCCAGAGGCTGGGGCGGCGCAGCTCGCGAAGCAGCTCATCACGGGAGACGGCCATGGCCTTGTCCTCACTCCTCGTCGCGGGGCGGGAGGTGGCGATCGACGCCGGCCTCCAGTGATTCGAACTCGCCCTCGAAGCCCTCGGGACGTCGTTGACTCACGCCGGCGAGCAGGAGTTCCGTGCCCGCGCCGCGCGGCGTGACCAGCGCCCAGACCCGCCGGTGGGAGACGTAGAACAGCAGAAAGATGCCGGCCACCAGCAGGCCACAGCCAGCGTAAACCACATTCTTCCCGGGAGCGCGCGTGATCTGCAAGCCGGTGGCCTGGCGGTGCTCGAAGTCCTCCAGCTCCAGGAACACCGGTGCGCCGTACTCGGCCAGCGCCGAGACCCCGTCCACCGCATCCTCGAAGAAGGCACGCTGGCCGGCGTCGGTCTGCACCTCGTCGAGGGGGCGATCGCTGCCCGCGGCGAGGACGTCGCGATAGACCTCGAACAGCGTGCGCTGGAGCACCGCGCGGGAGAACTCGAGCAGCATCTCGGCGCGTTCCGCGCCGGCGACCCGCGCCTCCAGACGCTCGCGAACGACGCCGAAGCCGCCCGCCAGGAGCTCGCTGATCATGTCCTGCGCCGTGACCGCCACGCGCCCGGCAAGGTCGCCGTCGGCCAGGCCCATGCCCGAGAGCAGCTGCTCCGCCGCGCGGCGCGAGGCCGCGGCGACCGCCTGTTCGTCATGCAGGCGGGTGTGGAACGCCATGAAGGTCTCGAGGCTCATGTCCGCGTCAGCGGGCAGGTGCAGGTAACGGAAGGTCTCTGCCGCGGAGTCGCGCACGCCGCTGAGGTAGTACCAGCGGCCATCCACCTCCACCGGCGCCATGTAGGTGTGGTACTCCCTGGCCTCGCCCGAGGGCCGGCGCAGGCGGTAGGTGAACGACGGGCCGACGTTGCGGAAGCCCTCCTCGGAGCCCGCCTGGCGCACCGCGCGGGGGTCTGCGCGCGGGTCGCCGGTGACGTTGAACAGGTTGAAGTCGTCCAGCTCCAGGGTGCGCTGGACGCCGCCGGTCTCCAGCCGTAGCTCGTCGAACACCCGGCCCTCCAGCGTGGAGTGGGCGCCGGAGCCATCCAGCGCCCACGCCCGCATCTCCAGGGCGGAGCCGCCGTCACTGAAGCTCGCCTGGTAGATGGTGTAGCCGTCGTGGGTGAGCGGATCATTCACCGAGATGGTCTTGCGCACCGGCTCGTCGAGGTCCGGATCACGCACGACCAGATCGCTCTCGAAGGACTTGGGCTGGCCGTTGGGGTAGTGGCGGATGCGGAAATCCTCCACCAGGATGTCGAAGGGCAGGTCCTGCACGACGTAGCCATCCCGCAGCTGCAGAAACACCACGCCGGCACCCGCGCCCTCGGGGATGGTCACCGAGCCGCGGATCGAGCCGCTGCCCACCGGCAGCCGGCTCTCCGCCGGCACCTGGGAGACCGGGATATTGCGCGTCTCGACGCGCAGGTCGCCGGTCAGCTCCCGCAGCTTGAGCGGCAGGTTGCCGTCCGCCAGCGCGCCCACGGCGATCACCACCACGGCAATGTGCGTGAACAGATAGCCGAGCCGGTTGGCGCGCCCCTTCATGGCCGCGATCACTGTGGTCTCGCCGCGCTGGCGCGTGCGCACGCGATAGCCGTGCCCCTCCAGCAGGCCCCGGGCGACCAGGGCCGTGTCCTCGACGGATGCGGCCAGCTGCCAGCGGCGGTGATGGCGCAGGGCGGTGAGCGAGCGCTCGCGGACGTGATCCCGGTAGCGGGTCACCTCGCGCCAGACCATGGGCAGGTGGCGCCAGACGCAGACGCTGGTGGACACCACCAGGAACGCCATGATGGCCAGGAACCAGCCGGCGGAGTAGACATCGTAGAGCCCGAGGCTCGCGAAGACCTCGAACCAGAACGGCCCGAATTTCAGCACGTAGTCGGCGTAGGGCTCGTTCTGCTGCAGTACCGTGCCGATGACCGAGGCGATTGCCACCGCCACCAGCAGGGTGATGGCGAGATTCATCGACCCGAGGAACTCGAGGACGATACGCCCCGCGCTCTTGCCGCGGCTCGTACTGCGCTCGCGGGGCGCGGCGCTGAGGGAGAGTTCGCTGTCGGTCATCGCCCGGGGCTGCTGCTCCGCCGTGATGGGCCGCCGGATCAACCCGGCCCGTGCTGCCAGTCAAGCATCCGGACACATGCTGCCGCATGAGCTGGGTCAAGCCGACGAAAAAGGGCGGCCCCGGCGGCCGCCCTCCCTGCCAGCCGCGCCGCGTGTGCCGCGCTATTCCTCTTCGGCGTCTTCCCCGTCGGCCGGATAGAGACCGTAAACATAGCTCGATACCGCCTCGATCTCCTCATCGGAGAGGTTGGCCGCGATGCTGGTCATTACCGACGCCTGACCGTAGCCGGCCCGGTCCCCGGACCGGTAGGCCTGGAGCTGCTGGCTGGTGTAGACGGCCTTCTGACCGCCCAGACGCGGATAGCCGGTCCCCGGGATGCCCTGACCGGCAGGGCCGTGGCAGGCCGCGCAGGCGGGAACGCCCTTCTCGCCGATGCCGCCGAGATAGATGCTGCGGCCGAGCTCCGCGAGCTCCTCGCTGGTCTCGCCCACCTCCATCTCGAGGGTGGCGTAGTAGGCGGCGAGGTCCGCCATGTCCTCCTCCGAGAGGTTGGCCGCCTGCCCCTGCATGATGGAGTTCTGACGCTCGCCGGACTTGTAATGCTGCAGCTGCTGGAAGATGTAGTCCGCGTGCTGGCCGGCCAGGTTCGGCCACTCGGGGTTACCGCTGTTGCCGTTGGCGCCGTGGCAGGCCGCGCAGGCCTGGGCCTTGCTCTGGCCGGCCTCGGGGTCACCATCCACCATCTGCGCCGCCACCGGGATGGCGAGCAGCAGGAGGGTCACAAGCGCCGACAGCTGCCTGATCATCATGGTCGCGGGATTCTCCTGTGGGGCACCGCCTGTGCAGGGGATACCGGCGGTCGAGGGTAGCTTGAAAGCCGTCCAAAAACGGTCGCCAGTTATACCAGCGCCCCCCAGGGCGGTCAATTTGACGCCAGGAGTCTGCGCCGTAGAACGTCTCCCGGCTGCCCTGTCCGCTCCGAAATCCGGTACCCTCTGCGCCGCACCCCCGGAGAGCCCATGATCGCCAGCGGACTCGACTACCGCAGCACGCGCTTCCTCATGAGCGCCCCGAACCCCGAGCAGCTGCCGCCGGACGAGGGTGCCGAGGCGGCGTTTGCCGGGCGCTCCAACGCGGGCAAGTCCAGCGCCCTGAACGCCCTTACCGATCAGCGCCAGCTCGCCCGCATCAGCAAGACCCCGGGGCGTACGCAGCAGATCAACGTCTTCCCGGTCACCGATCACCAGCGCCTGATCGACCTGCCCGGCTACGGTTACGCGAAGGCCCCGGCGGCCCTGCGCGCCCACTGGCAGCAGACCCTGCCACGCTATCTGGAGACGCGCCGCAGCCTGCGCGGGCTGGTGCTGATCATGGACATCCGCCATCCCCTGACCGACAGCGACCGCCAGATGCTCGCCTGGTGCGCCGCCGCCGGCCTGCCCGCCCACATCCTCCTCAACAAGGCCGACAAGCTCCGCCGCGGCCCCGCCGGCAACGCCCTGCAGAAGGTCCGCGCCACGCTGGCGCGCGAGTTCCCCGGGACGAGCGTGCAGCTGTTCTCGTCGACGGTGCCGATGGGCGTGGACGAGGCGCGCGCCCGGCTGGACGATTGGCTGGCTGGCTGAGCCACGGCGGCGGCACGCGCTTCGAGGGTTAGCCTTGAGGGTTTGGCGCGCGAGCTCGGCGAGTGAGTTCAAAGTGGCAAGTTCAAAGTTCAAAGCCCCCTGCCGGGGCTCTGTGCAACAGCGCCCCTCACCCTTTGAACTTTGAACCTTGAACTTCCAACTCCGGGGTTTTTTCTTGTCGGCCAACCGGCCGACAAGAAAAAACCCCGGGAAGCCATGGGGGCTGGCTACCCGGGGTAAGTGTGACCCGGCCCTGGGGGCGGGGCCGGGTCCATTGGCCCGCTATGCAAAAGGAGGGAGTAGCGGGCCGCGCCGGGCACTGGCGCACCTGTTATGACTACAGCCGGCGGGCGGAAGTTTCGCTCCTCGTGCATCCGTGTTTTCCCTCATCCGTCATGGCGTTGCGCCAGGCAAGCGCTGAGCACCGATTGGCGGCTGCGGGCGTCAGTGCGCCTCGTCCCAGTTGTCGCCGACGCCGATCTCCACCTCCAGCGGCACGGCGAGCTCCGCCGCGCCGGCCATGTACCGGCGCACCTGCTCGCCGACGGCGTCCACCGCCTCCGCAGGCACCTCCAGCACCAGCTCGTCGTGCACCTGCATCACCAGCACCGCACCATGGCCCGCGCGGGCCAGCCACTCGTCCACACGGATCATGGCGCGCTTGATGATGTCCGCGGCGGTGCCCTGCATGGGGGCGTTGATGGCGGTGCGCTCGGCGTACTGGCGGCGCTGCTGGTTGCGGCTGGTGATCTCCGGCAGATAGAGCCGGCGGCCGAACACGGTCTCCACGTAGCCACGCTCCCGGGCCTCGCGGCGGGTACGGTCCATGAACGCGCGCACCCCGGGATAGCGCTCGAAGTAGCGGTCCACGTAGGTCTGGGCGTCGCCGCGCTCGATGCCGAGCTGGCGCGCGAGCCCCCAGGCGGACATGCCATAGATGAGCCCGAAGTTGATCGCCTTCGCCGCCCGGCGCTGCTCGCCACTCACTGCCTGGGCCTCGACGCCGAACACCTCCGCCGCGGTGGCGGCGTGGATGTCGCGGCCCTCGGCGAAGGCGCGCTTCAGGCCCTCGTCGCCGGAGAGGTGGGCCATGATGCGCAGCTCCACCTGGGAGTAGTCGGCGGCCAGCAGGCGGCAGCCCTCCCGCGGCACGAAGGCACGGCGGATGCGCCGGCCCTCGGCGGTGCGCACCGGGATGTTCTGCAGGTTGGGGTCGGACGAGGAGAGCCGGCCGGTGGCCGCCACGGCCTGATGGTATGAGGTGTGCACGCGGCCGGTGCGCGGGTGGATCAGCGCCGGCAGCTTCTCGGTGTAGGTCGAGCGCAGCTTCGCCACCGCCCGGTGCTCGAGGATCAGCCGCGGCAGCTCGTGGCCCTGGGCAGCCAGCTCCTCGAGCACCGCCTCGGCGGTGGAGGGTGCGCCCTTGGGGGTCTTCTGCAGCACCGGCAGCCCCTGGCGCTCGTAGAGAATCTCCTGGATCTGCTTCGGCGAGCCGAGGTTGAACGGGCCGCCGGCGGCGGCATGGGCCTCGGCCTCCAGGCGCTGCATGGTCTCGGCGAGCTCGCCGCTCTGAGTGGCGAGAAGCTCCGGGTCCACCCGCACGCCGGTGCGCTCCATGCGCGAGAGCACCGGCAGCAGCGGCATCTCGATGTCCTCGAACACCGCTCGCGGGCCCGGCCGCTCGGCGAGCCGCGGCCACAGCGCCTGATGCAGGCGCAGCGTGATGTCGGCGTCCTCCGCCGCGTACTCCGTGGCCGCGTCCAGCGGTATCTGGTCGAAGGTGATCTGTTTCGCCCCCTTGCCTGCCACCTGCTCGAACGAGATGGTGCTGTGGCCGAGGTAGCGCTGGGCGAGGCTGTCCATATCGTGGCGGCTGGCGGTGGCGTCCAGGCAGTAGGACTCGAGCATGGTGTCGTAGCGCACGCCATCGAGCCCGATGCCGTGGTGCGCGAGCACGCTCATGTCGTACTTCAGGTTCTGGCCCACCTTGGCCCGCCCGGGGTCCTCCAGCAGCGGGCGCAGGCGCTCCAGCACCCGTTCGCGGTCGAGCTGCTCGGGCCCGTCCGGCCCGCGGTGGGCAAGTGGCACGTAGGCGGCATGGCCCGGCTCCACGGCCAGACACACACCCACCACGCGGGCATCCATATAGGCAAGGCTGTCGGTCTCGACGTCGAAGGCGAAGAGCTCCGCGCCTTCCAGGCGCGCCATCCAGGCATCCAGCCCGGCGTCGTCCTGGACGCACTCGTAGCGGGCCTCGATGCGCTCGCTCTCGGGCTTGCCGGCGTCCGGGTCCGCCTGCTGCAGCTCGCCGAGCCAGCTGCCGAACTCCAGCTCGCGGTAGAGCTCGGCGAGGGTGTCGTTATCCGGCTCGCCGAGGCGGATGTCGCCCGGGGCGAGATCGAGCTCGACGTCGCAGCGAATGGTGGCGAGCTCCCGGGAGAGGGCGAGGTCCTCCAGGTGCTCGCGCAGGCTCTCGCCCACCTTGCCGCCGATCTCCCCGGCGTGGGCGATGACGTCATCCAGCGACCCGTACTCGCCGAGCCACTTGGCGGCGGTCTTCGGGCCCACGCGCGGCACGCCGGGGATGTTGTCGGAGCTGTCCCCCACCAGTGCCAGGTAGTCGACGATGCGCTCCGGCGGGACGCCGAACTTCGCCACCACGCCGTCCACGTCCAGGAGGGTGTTGGACATGGTGTTGAGCAGGGTCACCGAGTCGTTGACGAGCTGCGCCATGTCCTTGTCGCCGGTGGAGACCAGCAGCGGCATGCCGGCGGCGCGGGCCTGCACCGCCAGCGTGCCGATGACGTCGTCCGCCTCCACCCCAGGCACCTCGATGAGCGGCAGCCCGAGGGCCCTCACCAGGCGCTTCAGCGGTTCCAGCTGTACCGCGAGGTCGTCGGGCATGGGCGGGCGGTTGGCCTTGTACTGGTCGAACAGGTCGTCGCGGAAGGTGCGGCCCGGGGCGTCGAAGACCACCCCCATGTGGCTCGGCCGGTAGTCCCCCATCAGCTTGCGCAGCATGCTCGCCACGCCGTAGACGGCGCCGGTGGGCCGGCCGGAGGCCGTCGTCAGCGGCGGCAGGGCATGGAAGGCGCGATAGAGATAGGACGATCCGTCCACCAGGATCAGCGGCGCTTCCGGGTCGCTCATCGCGGGCTCCTCAACCGGTACCAGGGCGGCTGTCGATCTTCCGACAAGCCGAAGTGGCCAGATCATACAAGCCTGCGCCCGGTTTCGACGCGACGTTGGCCTGCCGTCAGATCCCGCGCGTTCGCCCCCGTCCGCATCGGGCAGGGCCATGGCGGCCCCCGCAGCGCCACGGATATGGCCGCCCTTGCCGCGCGGGCGTAGAGTACACGGCCCGAAATCCGATACCGCCCGGAGGCATTCCGCGCCCATGTCGAGGCAACCCCCTTTCCCGCCCCACGAGCGCACGCCCATCAACGATTCGCTGATGACCCGCGAGTCCTGGAAGATCTTCCAGATCATGGCCGAGTTCGTGGAGGGCTTCGAGCGCCTGGCGCGGATCAAGCCCTCGGTGAGCATCTTCGGCTCCGCGCGGGTGGCACCCGATCACCCCTGGTACCAGCTCGCCGAGGACACCGCCCGGCTGCTCTCCGACGCCGGCTTCTCGGTGGTCAGCGGTGGCGGCCCCGGAATCATGGAGGCCGCGAACAAGGGTGCCCATGCGGGCAAGTCACCGAGCATCGGCCTCAACATCCAGCTCCCCCACGAGCAGGCCGGCAATCCCTATCAGGACATCGCGCTCAACTTCCGGCACTTCTTCTCGCGCAAGGTGATGTTCGTGAAGTACGCCTCGGCCTATGTGGTGCTGCCCGGGGGGTTCGGCACTCTGGATGAGCTTGCGGAGATCCTCACCCTGGTGCAGACCGGCAAGACCCAGCGCATACCGATCATCCTGGTGCAGTCGGACTACTGGCAGGGGCTGATCGACTGGCTGCGCGACCGCATGGCCGGCGAGGGCAACATCGACCCCGAGGACCTGAATCTCTTCCAGGTGCTGGACGAGCCTCAGGCAGTGGTGGACGCCATCTTCGACCACTACGAGCGCCGCGGCTTCGAGCCCTCCCAGGCCGAGCGGGAGATGCTGCTGGATCTCTGAGCTCATCTCCTTCGGCTGGCGCTCGGTGTGCACTCTGCATCGTGTGATGGCGCTGGATGTGCACTCCGCACCTTGCGTGCCTGGGCCCGAGGCGGACGGAGACTCGGGGGCGGCCTCGCTTGACGCCCCCGGGAGCGCCCGCTAGCGTTCGCCGCTACGGCCGTGCGGCGCGGCGGCCGGCTCGCCCCGCGAAGCCGCAAGAAGACCAAGTACATCATGCACTTCCTCCTCAGGGTGGCCGCCGGCATCGACTGGCTCAACGAGCAGGTCGGCCGGATCGTGATCTGGCTGTCCGTGCTCATGATCCTGATCGGGGTCTACAACGCCGGCGCGCGCTATATCGGCGCCTTCCTCGGCATGCACCTGGGCTCCAACGCCTACCTCGAGGCCCAGTGGTACCTGTTCGGCATCATGTTCATGCTCGGTGGGGCCTACGCCCTGCGCCACAACGCCCACGTGCGCGTTGACGTGATGTACGGACGCCTCGGCCAGCGCGGCCGGGCCGCGATCGATCTCGCCGGCTCGGTGATCCTGCTGATGCCCTTCTGCGCCGGGGCGATCTGGCTGTCCTGGGACTGGCTGATGTTCTCCTGGAGCATCGGCGAGACCTCCTCCAACCCCGGCGGCCTGCCCCGCTACCCGATCAAGACGGTGGTACCGCTCGCGTTCGCGCTGATCTTCCTGCAAGGCGGCTCCCAGGCCATCAAGTCCCTCGCCGTGCTCATCGGCCACCGCGGCGGTGACCGCTCGGCGAGCGGAGGCGCGGCGGAGGGCAGCAGCCGGTGAACATCGAGTGGTTCGGCGGGCTCATGTTCGCCTGCGCCCTGCTGCTGATCTTCTCGGGCTATCCCGTCGCCTTCGCGCTGGCCGGGGTGGCGCTGCTGTTCCTCCCCATCGGCATCGGCCTCGACTTCTTCTCGCTCAGCCTCATGGGCGCACTGCCGCACAACGTGTTCGGCATCATGGAGAACTACGTCCTCCTCGCGGTGCCGTACTTCATCTTCATGGGCACCATGCTGGAGCGCTCCGGGCTCGCCGAGGATCTGCTCAAGACCATGGGGCAGACCTTCGGCAGCCTGCGCGGCGGCCTGGCGCTGTCCGTGGTGGCGGTAGGCACGCTGCTGGCGGCGGCCACCGGCGTCGTCGGCGCCACGGTGGTGGCCATGGGGCTGATCTCGCTGCCGGTGATGCTGCGGCACAACTACTCACCGACGCTTTCCACCGGCGTCATCGCGGCCTCCGGCACCCTCGGCCAGATCATCCCGCCGAGCATCGTGCTCATCGTCATTGCCGACCAGCTCGGCGTCTCCGTCGGCGACCTGTTCCGGGGCGCGCTGCTGCCAGGGCTCGCCCTGGCCGTGCTCTTCGCCCTGTACTGCGGCACCGTGGCCATGATGCGCCCGGACACTGCGCCGGCCCTGCCCGCCGCCGAGCGCCCGGCGGATCTGCGCGCCCTCCTGCTGCGGGTGCTGCTGGTGATGGTGCCGCCGCTGGTGCTGATCATCGTGGTGCTGGGCTCGATCTTCGCAGGCATCGCCACCCCCACCGAGGCCGGCGCCTTCGGTGCCGTGGGCGCGTCGCTGCTCGCGCTCGCCAACCGGCGGCTGACACTCGCCACCGTTCGCGAGACGGCCGAGAGCACCATGCGCCTCACGGCGATGGTCATGTTCATCCTCGTTGGCTCACGGGCCTTCGCGCTGGTGTTCCGGGGCTTCAACGGCGATCTCTGGCTCGAGGACTTCCTCACCGGCCTGCCGGGGGGTGAGTGGGGCTTCCTGATCATCGCCAACCTGGCCGTGTTCCTGCTCGGATTCTTCATCGACTTCTTCGAGATCGCGTTCATCGTGCTGCCGCTGCTCGCACCGGCCGCCGAGACCCTGGGCATCGACCTGGTCTGGTTCGGCATCATCATGGCCATGAACCTCCAGACCTCGTTCCTCACACCACCCTTCGGCTTCTCGCTGTTTTATCTGCGCGGCGTCACCCCGGCTGAGGTCCGCACCTGGGATATCTATCGCGGCGTGATCCCCTTCATCGGGCTGCAGCTCGCCGTGCTGGTGCTTGTGGTGCTGCAGCCCGGACTGGTGCACTGGCTGCAGCCGGGCTGAACCGGCCAGCTACTCCGGGCTAGGCTTGAGAAGGCGCTGAATCATCATGGGAGGAGGAGAGAACATGGAACGCCGTCGGTTTCTGCAGACCGCCACTGCCGGTGCCCTGGCCGGGGCCGGTGCCGTCGCGGCCCCGTGGGTGCACGCCCAGGAGCCCCGGCTGCGCTGGCGCATGGCCACCAGCTGGCCGGAGAGCCTGGAGCCGCTGTTCGGTGGGGCCTCGCACTTCTGCCAGCGGGTGGGGGAGCTCACGGGCGGGCGGTTCGAGATCCGCCCCTACGCCGGCGGCGAGCTGGTGGGCGGCCTGCAGGTGCTGGACGCGGTGCGCTCGGGCACGGTGGAGACCGGCCATACCGCCTCCTACTACTACACCGGCACGGCCCAGTCCCTCGCCTTCGACACCGCCGTGCCCTTCGGCATGACCGCGCGCATGCAGAACGCCTGGCTCTACCAGGGCGGCGGCCGCGAGCTGATGAACGAGCGCGTGTTCCGCCCGCTCGGCATCGTCGCCTTCCCCGCCGGCAACACCGGTACGCAGATGGGCGGCTGGTTCCGCGAGGAGGTACCGGACCTCGCCGCGCTGCAGGGCCTGCGCATGCGCATTCCGGGCCTTGGCGGGGAGATCATGCAGCGGCTCGGGGTGAGCGTGCAGACCCTGGCGGCAGCGGAGATCTATCCGGCGCTGGAGCGGGGCGTGATCGACGCCACCGAGTTCGTCGGCCCCTGGGACGACGAGCGCCTCGGGTTCTGGGAGGTGGCGAAGAACTACTACTACCCCTCCTGGTGGGAGCCGGGCGCGATGGTTTCGGTGTACGTGAATGCCGAGCGCTACGACGCCCTGCCCGAGCGCTACCGCCAGGCAATCACCGCCGCCGCGGCCGAGACCAACGTGCGCATCACCAGCGACTACGATCAGCGCAACCCGCCGGCTGTCCGCCGCCTGCGCGAGAACGGCGTGCGCTTCCGCCGCTTCAGCGACGACATCATGGCCGCCGCCGAGCGCGAGGCCTACGCGCTGTACGAGGAGCTCGCGGAGGACGACGCGCAGTGGCGCGAGATCTACGGCGAGTGGAAGGCCTTCCGCGACCTGCAGTACGAATGGTTCGGGCTCGCCGAGCAGGGCTATGCGCGGTTCGCCTATGGCCGTGGGGAGGTGATGGGTGACGGGTGACGGGTGACGGGTGACGGGTGACGGCAGGACTTTGAGTCGGTGCCGCGCAGTGTGCGATCTACCCGGCCGTTAGTCGGTGATTAGGTGATTAAGCGATTGTGATGGAGAGAGCCTGAGTCACGGGATCAACCGCCGGTGCGTGCCTCGTCACCCGTCACCCGTCACCCGTTAC is from Spiribacter halobius and encodes:
- a CDS encoding TRAP transporter large permease, which codes for MEWFGGLMFACALLLIFSGYPVAFALAGVALLFLPIGIGLDFFSLSLMGALPHNVFGIMENYVLLAVPYFIFMGTMLERSGLAEDLLKTMGQTFGSLRGGLALSVVAVGTLLAAATGVVGATVVAMGLISLPVMLRHNYSPTLSTGVIAASGTLGQIIPPSIVLIVIADQLGVSVGDLFRGALLPGLALAVLFALYCGTVAMMRPDTAPALPAAERPADLRALLLRVLLVMVPPLVLIIVVLGSIFAGIATPTEAGAFGAVGASLLALANRRLTLATVRETAESTMRLTAMVMFILVGSRAFALVFRGFNGDLWLEDFLTGLPGGEWGFLIIANLAVFLLGFFIDFFEIAFIVLPLLAPAAETLGIDLVWFGIIMAMNLQTSFLTPPFGFSLFYLRGVTPAEVRTWDIYRGVIPFIGLQLAVLVLVVLQPGLVHWLQPG
- a CDS encoding TRAP transporter substrate-binding protein is translated as MERRRFLQTATAGALAGAGAVAAPWVHAQEPRLRWRMATSWPESLEPLFGGASHFCQRVGELTGGRFEIRPYAGGELVGGLQVLDAVRSGTVETGHTASYYYTGTAQSLAFDTAVPFGMTARMQNAWLYQGGGRELMNERVFRPLGIVAFPAGNTGTQMGGWFREEVPDLAALQGLRMRIPGLGGEIMQRLGVSVQTLAAAEIYPALERGVIDATEFVGPWDDERLGFWEVAKNYYYPSWWEPGAMVSVYVNAERYDALPERYRQAITAAAAETNVRITSDYDQRNPPAVRRLRENGVRFRRFSDDIMAAAEREAYALYEELAEDDAQWREIYGEWKAFRDLQYEWFGLAEQGYARFAYGRGEVMGDG